The genomic interval TTAAAGAACAATCGCTACTATTCATGTTCGCTCGTCAAAACGGCTCGAAACTTATCGAGAACAACAAACCACAATTCAACCAACCAGAATTCGTGGAAGCCGTTGAATATTTGGACAGCTTCTTCAAAGACGGCTCTGCACCGATTGATCTAGGTATGGATATTATCCCTGCATTTAAGGGTGAAGGTATCTCGCCGATGTTCATCAGCGGACCTTGGATGATTAAACTAATTAATGACCAAGCACCTGAGCTTGCAGGCAAATGGGCAACAGCTGTACTTCCTAAGAAAGAGAACAACCTTTCTTCTCTAGGCGGCTCTAACTTGTCTATTTTCCAACATACAACACACAAAGAAGAAGCCTTGAAATTCCTTGCTTACATGAGCAAGCCTGAGACACAGCTGAAATGGCTGGAGCTTACAAACTCGCTTCCTTCCACGAAAAAAGCATGGGAGAACGAAGCTTTGACGAAAGATCCTAATGTAAAAGTTATCGGTGAGCAGTTGAACAGCTCGGAGCCTATGCCGCTTATCAAGCCATGGGAAGAAATTGCTCAAAACGTGCTATCGACATTCGAGAGAATTTACCGCGGCAAGTCTGAAATTAAGAAGGAACTTGACAGCTTCAACGCCAAAGCTGAACAAATTTTGAATAAATAATGATCGCCATCGCCGGCAGCGGTTCTGGAACAGAGCCGCTGCCGGTTCCATTAGAAATGGATAAAGCCAGGCGCTCATAGCAAAGGAAGGGTCGTTTATGAAAGGCATCTCTCAGAGTAAGGCACCGTATTTCTTTATCGCTCCAACGCTTATTTTGCTTACCTTATTTTCGTTATTGCCGATCCTTGTAGCCTTAATAATAAGCTTTACGGACATGGACTTGGCAGGCCTTGCTGACTGGTCCAATATTTCATTCGTCGGATTCAAAAACTATGTAGACGTGCTGGCTGATCCTATTTTCGTAAAAGCCATACTTAATACGTTGTTCTACGTAATCATCGGTGTTCCACTTGTTATCTTATGTTCACTTGCTATTGCGATCATGATTAATTTCGGTGCAAACCGTGCATTTAAAGCTTTCCGAGTCATCTATTATATGCCATCAGTTACAAACGTTGTTGCCGTTGCTGTTGTATGGGGTTTCCTTTACAATCCGGCTTTCGGTCTGCTCAACTATATTCTTGATTCGATTAATCTGCCTACGGTTCCATGGCTTCAAGATCCAGTCATGGCTAAAATATCGCTTATTCTGATGGCGGTATGGAGAGGGATCGGCCTCAATATGATCATCTTCATCGCCGCGCTTCAAGGTATTCCGAAGTCTTATTACGAGGCGGCACAGCTCGACGGTGCCAGCACATGGAAACAACTGACTTACATCACGATTCCAATGCTGCGCTTCGCGATCTTCTTTGTATCGATCACTACCATGATCGGTTGGCTGCAATTTTTCGAAGAGCCATTCATTATGACCGACGGTGGTCCGCTCGACAGCACAACATCTGTGGCCCTGTTTATTTATCGGAACGGCTTCCAGCTTAGCAACTTCGGATACGCGGCAGCAGGATCATTTGTCCTGTTCATCGCAATCATTATTATTACGCTCGTACAATTCAGATTTCAAAATAAAGAAACGGATTTATAATCCAAACGGAGGTGTAATGGATGAGTTCGCAAGCAAAAGCGTCAAGCGCCTCAAAAGGCGAAAAAGCGCTCAAGTGGATACTAGGCATATGCCTCGCGGTCGGCGGGGTATTGGTCATCCTTCCTTTCGTATGGATGATCCTTTCTTCCTTCAAACCAGAGAGCGAGATTCAGAATATCCCGCCTACCTTACTGCCTGAGCGCTTCACGACGGAAAATTTCAAGAACTTATTTGAGAATATGAACTTTGGCGTTTATTTGAAAAATACGCTCATTATCGTTTTCTTCTCCTTTATTGGCTTATTCCTGAATGCGATGGCTGGTTTCGGCTTCGCGAAGTACAAATTCAAAGGCAGTAATAACTTGTTCTATATCGTACTTGCTACGATGATGATTCCTGGTCAGGTGACGATGATTCCGGTCTATCTGATCCTAAATGAAATGCATCTGACGAATACGATGATCGGTATCGTTCTGCCCGGACTTGTCGGCGCCTTCGGTATATTCCTGTTCCGTCAGTTCATGGCTACCATTCCAGATGAGCTGCTTGAAGCAACCCGTCTTGACGGTGCAAGTGAATTCCGGACGTTCATGCAAATCGTGCTTCCTATTTCGAAGCCCATACTTGCGGTACAAGGCATATTAGCCTTTATTGGCGGATGGAACAGCTTCCTTTGGCCGCTTATTATCGCGAATGATGAGAAGCTCTACACTCTCTCCGTTGGCCTGTCATTGCTCAAAGGGCAATACGGCGGCAACTATGCGCTCCAAATGGCTGGATCAACGTTTATGGTTGTGCCTATCATCATCATCTTTATCTTCTTCCAGAAGCATATTATCGAGAACTACGCGATCTCAGGCATCAAATAATAACAGCAGGGGCTGTCTCTAAAGGTATGTTTAGACCTTTGAAGACAGCCCCTGCTATATTTTATAAGCTTTTCCGCTATAACTTATTTAGGCTACCGCCACCACGCTGAGGATGGGTATTCAGCCGCTTGAAGCAGTACAGTCTCTCCGATTTTCGGAGTCGAAATACGTGTTTTCATCTTCTGAGCTGCCTTTACCGCTCGCTCCACAGGGTCAGTCCAATCATGCATGGCAAGTGTGAATGCACCCCAGTGTATCGGAATCATAATCTTTCCGCGTACGTCCAAGTGAGCCTGTACCGTTTCTTCCGGCATCATGTGGATAGCTGCCCAGCGCTCATCATATTGTCCACATTCCATTAATGTGAGATCGAAGGGTCCATATTTGTCGCCTATTTCTTTAAAGTGAGGACCATAGCCGCTATCTCCGCTGAAGAAGATGCGTGCCTCCCGGCCATGTATTACCCAGGAGCACCAAAGCGTTGCATCGCGATCCGTCAAACTTCTACCTGAGAAATGCCTTGCAGGCGTACAAGCCAGTTGAATCCCCTCATATGAAAACTCATCCCACCAATCATGCTCCTCTATAAGGGATGGATCTACTCCCCATCTTACCAAATGAGGCGCAACGCCAAGCGGCACAATAAAGCGTCTCACCTTATCCTTAAGCTTTACAATGGAGCCATAGTCCAAATGATCGTAATGATCATGTGAAATGAGTACCGCATCGATCATCGGAAGCTGCTCCATCTCAAATGGCAGCTTATCGCTGAATCTTTTACCGCCTATAAACGGAAACGGGGACGGCGCTTTGCCGAACATCGGATCAAGCAGCAGTGTTTTCCCGTCGATTGCAAGCAAAGCTGCAGAATGGCCAAACCAGGTCAGCTTAGGCTGATGCTGCCCGGCACCATATCCTTCACTCATCGACTCAATGACTAGCGCTTTGCTTGGCCTTGCCATCTTATTGCCTTTCATAAATTGAACGAGCAGCTTCAGCTTCTCGCTTGTTGTCGTATCCATGGCTGTAGGAATCGCATTTATAAATTTTTTACGCCCATATTGGTTCGAACGGCTTAACTGCTGCCGCCGCTCCTTTGATTGTGCTGCCCCAAAAGCAGGGTAATACTGGAGGACCAAATACACAACAACTATGACTACCGCAATGATACTAACGAATATGAGCATGCCTTTTAACCTCTCCCCTTGCCGTATCAATATCTACACGCAGAAAAACCGCTATTGAAGTATACGTTACTACTTCAACAACGGTTTTATCAAGTTTACGTAATGATTAGACTACGCGCGTCTTGTTCCTCGCAAGATTGCACTTAGCAGCAGCACAACTACAACAGCTCCAATGATAGCCGGGATGAGAGCAAATCCGCCCATCGTCGGTCCCCACGAGCCAAGAATCAGCGTACCTAACCAAGCTCCGATGAAGCCAGCTACGATGTTGCCGATAATTCCTCCCGGTACGTCGCGCCCAACAAGCAAACCACCTAACCAACCAATTACTCCGCCAACGATTAATGTCCACAATAGACCCATATTTTTTTGCCCCTCTCTGTCATTCGATATAGCTATGATTAACCTCATATGGCTATTTTGAAACAAAACAGTCGAGTGTAATATATGGAAGAACAGAACTCGTTGTCATTTCAAGGCACTTTCTATGAATAGCTGGCTGCTAAGTAAGCGGCAGCGTCACCTCAAAAGAAGAACCCTCATTCAACCTGCTGTCTACACGAATATTCCCCTGGTGGAGCTCAACGATTTTATGGACGATCGACAAGCCTAATCCGCTGCCATCAGCCGTTCTCGTCCGCTGCTTGTCACCCTTATAGAAACGTTCAAAGATGCGGAGCTGATCCTCCGAAGAAATGCCAATACCCGTGTCTGTAATCTTTACTTTGACCTTATCGCCTATGCGCTCCAGTACAATTTTAATGCTCCCTTTGGCAGGTGTAAATTTAATCGCATTATGAAAGAGATTTACCCAAACCTGACTAAGCATCTCTTCGCTGGCCGCAATCTCTACTTCCTCCAGCTCTAGTTCAAGCTCAAGCGCTTTGTCCAGCCACTGAGGCTCACTTGCGAGCACGATGTTCTCAAGCTGCGCATCAAGCCTGTATCGCTTCGTGTCCATCTGCTGCTGCTCGGATTCGAGCGTTGTCAGCTTAAGCAGATTGTCGCTTATTTTGGACAACCGCGTCGTTTCCTGCTCAATAATCGACAAGTAATGACGCTGCTCCTCAGGGCTAAGATCCTCGCGCTGCAGCGTGCTCGCAAATCCGCGTATCGAGGTCAGAGGTGATTGAATTTCATGCGATACGTTAGAAATAAACTCCTGACGAAGCAGCTCTACCTGCTTCAGGTCATGCGCCATATCGTTGATGGACTGAATAACGTCCCCGAATTGGCCATGAAATTTCTTGTCACGATCCAAGGCCACGTTGAAATCTCCCTTTGCCATTCGTTTTAGCGCATCGATCATTTCAACCCAAACTTCCCTTTGCTTCGGTCGTATCACCAAATTAACGATAGCGAACAGCACTATGATAAATAAAATGCCCAGTCCCCAGTTCACCAGCTGCACTATATATTCAGGAAAGCGGACCTCATGTCTCGTGTAAAACCACTTCGTCAACCAATACGCCAGCGAGAAGGCACTTCCGCTCAGTAGGAATACCATCGACGTAGCTCCTACAACACGCAGTGAAACTTCCCATTTTGACATTTTACGATTCATTGGAGTACCTCCAGCCGATAACCGAGTCCACGGATCGTACTGATCTTAATCGATACCTCCCAAGCGACAAAACGCTCACGCAGCCGATTGATGTGTACATCCAACGTTCGTTCGTTGCCGTCAAAATCATAACCCCAAATCGCTTCGATCAGTTGGTTGCGTGTCAATGTACGGCCTAGATGGCTAACGAGCTTGAACAGCAGCTCAAATTCCTTCGGAGGAAGCGTCGTATAATCCGAATGAATCTTCACTTCATAAGTCTGCCGATCGAGCATGATCTCCGCTACGGAAACCTGCTGCGACACCGCGATTCGGTAACGCTTCAATAGCGCTTTAACTCTGACAGTCAGCTCCGCGGGATCAAACGGCTTTACTAAATAATCGTCCGTTCCGAGGTGGAACCCTCGCACCTTATCGCCCATTTCCCCCTTGGCCGTCAGCATGAGCAGCGGAATATCGTACTGCTCCCGCAGCTCACGGCACAGCTCCCAGCCGTCCATATTCGGCATCATAATATCCAATATGACCATATCTGCCGGAGAGGCTTCCATTTGAGCAAGCGCCGATTGCCCATCCGGAGCCTCCTGCACGCTTAAAGCCTCTTTCTCCAAAATAACCCGAACCAGCTCACGAATATGCGGATCATCGTCTACAATCAGCACATAGCCCATTTCTCCACCCTCTTCTCTGCTTACTTAAGAAGCCGTTTTATTCACTCGAAGCTGTCCATTAGCGAATTCTCGATACATGGTATGGCTAGCATACAATTGATCATGCGTTCCTACCCCGGTAATGACGCCTTTCTCTAGGAAAACGATCGAATCCGCATCAACAACCGTCGACAAGCGATGGGCGATAACGACAGTCGTCCGTCCGATCATTAGATTTTTCAGCGCGTCCTGCACCACTTCTTCTGACTTGCTGTCGAGATTAGACGTCGCTTCGTCGAGCATAAGGATTTGCGGATCACGCAGCAGCGCCCTTGCAATGGCAATCCGCTGCCGCTGCCCACCCGATAGCTTAATGCCGCGCTCGCCAACTTCGGTTTCATAGCTCTCAGGCAATGCTTCAATAAAGCCGTCTGCATAAGCCATTCGTGCAGCCTGCTCGATTTCCTGCTGCGTCACCTCATGCGTCAGACCGTAGCATAAGTTATCTTTGATCGTGCCTGCGATAATCGGGCTCTCCTGCGAAACGTAGCCAATCTGGCTGCGCCATGAACGCAGAGACGCGTCTCGGATGTCAGTTCCGCCAAGCCTAATCGCCCCGGATGTCGGGTCGTAGAACCTCTCCAGCAGCGAGAATAGCGTCGTTTTGCCGCTGCCGCTCGGGCCGACCAATGCCGTTACTTTGCCCGCTTCAATTGTCAGGCTCACATCCCGCAGGATTGGCTCATCGGGCTTATAGGCAAATGATACATTTTCCACCTGCAAGGTTTGGTCCATCTGAGTTACTTCCTTGCCATTATCTTGATCTTCTTCATCGGATTCTAATATACCAATAATGCTGTCCGTCGCGCCCATTGCCTTCTGAAATTGTGTGAAAAATTGTGAGATCTGCGTAATCGGCAGCATGATTTGGAACAGGTACATAATAAAGGCGACTAACTCACCCGCAGTCATCTTACCTGATGATACTTGAACACCGCCAAAGCCGATTAAGCATACCAGCAGCAATAAGATGATAAAAGTGACGATTGGCGAAATAAGCGCCTGCATGCGTGCTTCCTTTAAACCAAATCCAAACAAATTCTGAATGCCGACGCGTCCTTGCTCATATTCAGCAGGCTCGGAACCGGATGCTTTGACCAGCCGAATCTCGGATACCACACGATTTACGACGGAAGTAAATCTTGCGTTCTCCGCCTGCGTGGATTTGGATATGCTGTACATTTTCCGTCCAATTGGCACCATAATGAGTGCGGCCAAAGGGAAGACAGTTAACATGATAAGCGTCATCTGCCAGTTCATATAGAAAAGAATCGACAATGCACCGATAATGGACAAAATGCCTGTGAAAAAACCAGTTACATGCTCCGTAATAAGACCCTTCAGCAGCGCTGTATCATTAGTCAGCCGACTAATCGTATCGCCTGAGGATTTGTTGTCATAATACGGGACTGGCAAGCGCAGCAACTTGCTCCATAACCGCTCTCGGATAGACGAGACGATCTTATTGCCGCTGTAATGCAGCAGGTAAACAGACACGCCTCCAGACACAACCTGCGCGATAAAAGCAGCCGCCATCCAGACAATCTGCCCCGTGCTCAATGACCCCAGCGAGAAGCCATTAACCATATTTTTCGTGAATATAGGTATGGTCAAGCTAACTAGCGTCGTAATGACGCTCAAAATAACCGCAATAGACAGCATCATCTTCGGGGGATTCGTCTCCATAATCAGCCCTATGAATCGCTTAACGTTGCTATTTTTATTTTTCATCAGTATCACTCCTGTATCTCTCTATTCTCTCCACTACAGTTCCTACTTTACCTTGCCTGTTTAAACGCAATATAAACAACGAGGCTGTCGCTGGTTATTTAAGCAAGCCATTCTCACTTTTTGTAATCCACCACTTCCTCTATATGGTAAATTGAGGTAAAATAATGCGATAGTTTGACCAAGCGTTCGTTCGACGCCTCACAAGCCACTACGAATAGGAGTGCTACCTATGCATTTGCAAGAAGAGCAGGTTGTAATTGGAATAGACGGCGGCGGAACTCATACCCGCGTCATGGTGTGCAGTCATAGAGGACATGTGCTTTCATATTTGGAACGAGGCTCCGCCTCTATTTACAAAGACGAGATGGCAGCTGAAAATGTGCAAGGAGCTATTACCCAAGCACTCCAGCAAGCTGGCCGCACTCCCTATCATGCGCTCGCGCTGGTTGCTGGTATTGCAGGCCTCGATTCGCCATCTGACCTCGAATGGATTAAGACATTAACAAAGCTTCCGGGACTCACCTGCCCGATGTGGCATGTGAACGATGCGGTCTCGGCTCATAGAGGCGCATTAATGGGTGAACAAGGCATCGTCGTTATCGCTGGAACAGGCTCGATTATCGTAGGCATGACGGACGATGGACAAATGATTCGCAACTATGATTTTCACCATTATGCAGCTAGCGCAGCGAGATTTGTTGCCTATGATGCTGTATATGAGATGCTGGCAGGCAATTGTGATGATACGGACCGCGAGCTTCGCGAAGCCATGCTTGTTCATTGGAATGTTTCAACGGCCCAGCAGCTTGCTGATATAGCCAAAAAAGGCTTTGCGGATGATCGCCGTACGCGAGACAAGCAGTTTGGGAAGTTCGCTCCTGCGGTTACGGAAGCCGCCGAGCGTGGAAGCTCTCTCGCTATCCGCGTGTGCAACCGTGCCATCGATCAAATCAAGGTAGGCATCGAGATGATTGCTTCCTCCTTCTATAGTGAAGAGGTCGCTGTTACTTTCACAGGCAGCGTTGCAAACAGCCCTTATTTTATTCGCGAGCTGGGCGAGAAGCTTCGGCAAGGAAACAACAAGCGCTACACCGTTGTTCAGCCTAAATTTCCGCCTGTAGTCGGCTCTGTTTTACTCGCGTTGAAACAGCTGGATATTGCCATAGATGATGACGTTATCCATAACCTAAGTGAATATACATTTGAGACTGCCGAATAAGAGTTTATTCCCAAGTCAACAGTTTAAAACATGGCTATTGACCTTTCCGTTACGTATACCTTTAAGCTAGGGATGAATCATTTTGAACCCTACTGAGGAGGAATTGCGATGCCAGACCATGATGCTATTTATAAGGAAGAAGCGGCGCGTTATCATGAATTAATCGCTAGGCAGCCGAGCGTGCAGCATTGGATCGAAGAGATAAGACCAATTAGAGGATTGGATATTGTAGATCTTGGTGCCGGCTCCGGCAGACTCACTGCCGTACTAGCCGATCAGGCCAAAACGATTGTTGCACTTGATGCGTATGAGCCTATGCTGCATGTAGCGGCAGAACGATTACGTTCTGCTGGCTATACGAATTGGAGAACGCAGGCTGCTGATCATCGCGAGCTGCCTCTTGCGAGCCAAAGCGCGGATCTAATCGTTTCCGGCTGGAGTATTTGTTACTTAGGCAGCGATAATCTACCAAACTGGGAGCAGAACCTACGGCAGGTAATGAGCGAAATGAAACGTGTGCTCCGCGATAACGGAACCATTATTATTTTTGAGACGATGGGCACTGGCTTCGAAACACCAAACCCGCCTGACTTTTTGAAGAAATACTACGCTGCACTTGAGCAGGATTATGGATTCTCGCACAAATGGGTACGAACGGATTATGCCTTTGACAGCGTGGAACAAGCGGAGCAATTAACACGTTTCTTCTTTAGTGATGAATTAGCAGATAGGGTAGCGCGGGACAAGCTCGTCCACCTGCCAGAATGCGCTGGTATTTGGTGGCTTCATTTGTAATCATGCATATTAACCTGACTTTTCAACACACCAAGTAGTCATGCAGCGTTTGTCTGCTACGATAACGGTTTTGAGCGGCTCGAATAAATGCCCGCTCAGCTTTGCCGTCATTCCAAGCAGTTTTTCCTCCGTAACCAGAAAACGTCTGCTTCCGTCAGGAAGCAGATATTGTCCTTCACCAAGCGGCTGCATACGGGACTCCATGCCAATGGAGGAGGCCAACCTAGCGAACAGCTTCCCGCCTGGCTTAAGCACGCGCCAGAGCTCATTAACCATTTGATCAAAATGCTCCTCATTGTCGGCAAAATGCAGAACCGCGCTGCTAATAATAAAATCAAAGCTCGCATCGGCGAAGCTCATCTGCTCTACCGCCTCCACGCGTGCCTGCTCTTTCGCCCATTTAGGAGCTATCAAGTCCGCTAACCGCTGCAACTCTTGAATAGCTGTCTCTGATCGATCGATTGCAAATACATCATAGCCGCTGCGAAGCAAATACGTCAGGTTTCTCCCTGAGCCGCAGCCTGCATCAAGAATACGCATATCCTTTGTAAGTGATCCCTTCAGCAGCTGATCAAATAAATAAATATCGATGCCGCCAAATTGCTCCTTCAATTCCATCTCCATCATTTGCTCCTCCTTCTATGATGTCTTCTTTACCTTGTATACATAAACCTTGGTCCGATACATATCACGGCAAATAAGGATACGCTCAGGCTCCCAGTCCGGCAGCGCAAAACATACGCTTATAACATATGCACCCGGCTTTAATTGCTCGTGAAAAATGGGGCTTAAACGCCGCATCGCACCCGGATAGAGGTAACACACAACCATATCCACATCCCGGTACGAATATGTGTACAAGTCGCCCTTTTTGAACGATACATTCGTCCGTTTTTCGAGTTTCGCTGCCATAAAAGATATCCACATGGGGATAACTGAATTTTCGATCCCAATGATCCGCAGGTTTCTGCTGGTTCTCCCCGCTTGAAACGCGAGCGTACCCCAGCCAGAGCCCGCTTCCACCATAACGCCGCGGCTTTGCAGCCGTCTGATCTCATCAACTACAACCCGCCGCACCGGCGCTGAGGAAGGCATAGGCGATATGCCGTTCCGCCAGCTTGCATATACGATGGACAGCAAGGCAATCAGCACGATAGCTGCCACGACCAGCAATACATTCTGATAGATGAAGCTTTCCACGATGATCTCCCTATCTTGTTTCATGGAGGATTAGTTAAGATTTATTCCCTCTGCGAACCTTCAGCTGCTTGCCCTTCACTGTCGTATTTCGCATAACCTCCAGCACTAGCGAGCCTTTGCCATTCAAAATTTCAACATCGGTAACATTATCCAAAATCGTAATAATACCGATATCTTCTGCAGACACGCCTTCTATTTTGGCAATGGTTCCGACAAAATCGACCGCTCTAAGCTTCTTTTTCTTGCCGCCGTTAAAGTTAAGCTTCATAATCTGTTTGTTCAGCTGCTCGCGCTTGTCTTTTTTGAGAACGGGACCGATATTGAGCTTCTGTTCAAAATCTTCTCTGCGAAGGTCAACCGCTTCTTCCGATGGCGCCTTCGCTTTGTTAATGCTAAATCCGATGTAGCCTTCTATTTCAGCTAGACGCCTTGCATCCTTAGATGCTGCGAAGGTGATCGCTTTACCCGTCTTGCCAGCCCGTCCCGTTCTGCCCGTACGATGAACATAACTTTCCTTCTCCAGCGGAATATCGAAGTTGATGACATGCGTAATATTCGTAATATCAATGCCTCTTGCTGCTACATCCGTTGCAACCAAATAACGGAATTGCCCTCTGCGGAACGCATTCATTACTTCAAAACGCTCATCCTGCTCCATGCCGCCATGGATGCGGTCGCACGGATATTCGAGCTCCGCCATTTGTCTGAACACTTGATCCACGTTCTCCTGTGTCCGGCAAAAAATAATACAGCTGTCCGGATTTTCGACGATCATCACGTCTTGGAGCAGCTTAAACTTGTCTGCTTCCTTCACTTCAATAACCGAGTGCTCAATCGTAGCAGTCGTAAGTCCCTCTGCCTTGATCTCTACTTGTACAGGAGTGTTCATATATCTATGCGCTAGCTTAGCTACATCCTCAGGGAACGTTGCAGAGAACAGCATTGTCACTCGATCCGTAGGCAGCTGCTGAATAATAGCTTGTACC from Paenibacillus sp. FSL K6-3182 carries:
- a CDS encoding sugar ABC transporter substrate-binding protein, encoding MFKKSVATALASSMLLIGALTACGSNNSNEGAANDKVTINVWGMGEEAKSLPKIAEQFMVENPNIKVNVQALPWDTAHDKLLTAVASKKGPDVLQMGTTWIPEFASAKALMDITPYVTEYPELAEANFYPGSVSTTKYEDATVGVPWYIDTRVLYYRTDLLKEVGYDKAPQTWDELKDAATKLKARGKNKYGISLDVKEQSLLFMFARQNGSKLIENNKPQFNQPEFVEAVEYLDSFFKDGSAPIDLGMDIIPAFKGEGISPMFISGPWMIKLINDQAPELAGKWATAVLPKKENNLSSLGGSNLSIFQHTTHKEEALKFLAYMSKPETQLKWLELTNSLPSTKKAWENEALTKDPNVKVIGEQLNSSEPMPLIKPWEEIAQNVLSTFERIYRGKSEIKKELDSFNAKAEQILNK
- a CDS encoding sugar ABC transporter permease produces the protein MKGISQSKAPYFFIAPTLILLTLFSLLPILVALIISFTDMDLAGLADWSNISFVGFKNYVDVLADPIFVKAILNTLFYVIIGVPLVILCSLAIAIMINFGANRAFKAFRVIYYMPSVTNVVAVAVVWGFLYNPAFGLLNYILDSINLPTVPWLQDPVMAKISLILMAVWRGIGLNMIIFIAALQGIPKSYYEAAQLDGASTWKQLTYITIPMLRFAIFFVSITTMIGWLQFFEEPFIMTDGGPLDSTTSVALFIYRNGFQLSNFGYAAAGSFVLFIAIIIITLVQFRFQNKETDL
- a CDS encoding carbohydrate ABC transporter permease, with product MSSQAKASSASKGEKALKWILGICLAVGGVLVILPFVWMILSSFKPESEIQNIPPTLLPERFTTENFKNLFENMNFGVYLKNTLIIVFFSFIGLFLNAMAGFGFAKYKFKGSNNLFYIVLATMMIPGQVTMIPVYLILNEMHLTNTMIGIVLPGLVGAFGIFLFRQFMATIPDELLEATRLDGASEFRTFMQIVLPISKPILAVQGILAFIGGWNSFLWPLIIANDEKLYTLSVGLSLLKGQYGGNYALQMAGSTFMVVPIIIIFIFFQKHIIENYAISGIK
- a CDS encoding MBL fold metallo-hydrolase is translated as MLIFVSIIAVVIVVVYLVLQYYPAFGAAQSKERRQQLSRSNQYGRKKFINAIPTAMDTTTSEKLKLLVQFMKGNKMARPSKALVIESMSEGYGAGQHQPKLTWFGHSAALLAIDGKTLLLDPMFGKAPSPFPFIGGKRFSDKLPFEMEQLPMIDAVLISHDHYDHLDYGSIVKLKDKVRRFIVPLGVAPHLVRWGVDPSLIEEHDWWDEFSYEGIQLACTPARHFSGRSLTDRDATLWCSWVIHGREARIFFSGDSGYGPHFKEIGDKYGPFDLTLMECGQYDERWAAIHMMPEETVQAHLDVRGKIMIPIHWGAFTLAMHDWTDPVERAVKAAQKMKTRISTPKIGETVLLQAAEYPSSAWWR
- a CDS encoding GlsB/YeaQ/YmgE family stress response membrane protein, yielding MGLLWTLIVGGVIGWLGGLLVGRDVPGGIIGNIVAGFIGAWLGTLILGSWGPTMGGFALIPAIIGAVVVVLLLSAILRGTRRA
- a CDS encoding HAMP domain-containing sensor histidine kinase gives rise to the protein MNRKMSKWEVSLRVVGATSMVFLLSGSAFSLAYWLTKWFYTRHEVRFPEYIVQLVNWGLGILFIIVLFAIVNLVIRPKQREVWVEMIDALKRMAKGDFNVALDRDKKFHGQFGDVIQSINDMAHDLKQVELLRQEFISNVSHEIQSPLTSIRGFASTLQREDLSPEEQRHYLSIIEQETTRLSKISDNLLKLTTLESEQQQMDTKRYRLDAQLENIVLASEPQWLDKALELELELEEVEIAASEEMLSQVWVNLFHNAIKFTPAKGSIKIVLERIGDKVKVKITDTGIGISSEDQLRIFERFYKGDKQRTRTADGSGLGLSIVHKIVELHQGNIRVDSRLNEGSSFEVTLPLT
- a CDS encoding response regulator transcription factor, yielding MGYVLIVDDDPHIRELVRVILEKEALSVQEAPDGQSALAQMEASPADMVILDIMMPNMDGWELCRELREQYDIPLLMLTAKGEMGDKVRGFHLGTDDYLVKPFDPAELTVRVKALLKRYRIAVSQQVSVAEIMLDRQTYEVKIHSDYTTLPPKEFELLFKLVSHLGRTLTRNQLIEAIWGYDFDGNERTLDVHINRLRERFVAWEVSIKISTIRGLGYRLEVLQ
- a CDS encoding ABC transporter ATP-binding protein, with the translated sequence MKNKNSNVKRFIGLIMETNPPKMMLSIAVILSVITTLVSLTIPIFTKNMVNGFSLGSLSTGQIVWMAAAFIAQVVSGGVSVYLLHYSGNKIVSSIRERLWSKLLRLPVPYYDNKSSGDTISRLTNDTALLKGLITEHVTGFFTGILSIIGALSILFYMNWQMTLIMLTVFPLAALIMVPIGRKMYSISKSTQAENARFTSVVNRVVSEIRLVKASGSEPAEYEQGRVGIQNLFGFGLKEARMQALISPIVTFIILLLLVCLIGFGGVQVSSGKMTAGELVAFIMYLFQIMLPITQISQFFTQFQKAMGATDSIIGILESDEEDQDNGKEVTQMDQTLQVENVSFAYKPDEPILRDVSLTIEAGKVTALVGPSGSGKTTLFSLLERFYDPTSGAIRLGGTDIRDASLRSWRSQIGYVSQESPIIAGTIKDNLCYGLTHEVTQQEIEQAARMAYADGFIEALPESYETEVGERGIKLSGGQRQRIAIARALLRDPQILMLDEATSNLDSKSEEVVQDALKNLMIGRTTVVIAHRLSTVVDADSIVFLEKGVITGVGTHDQLYASHTMYREFANGQLRVNKTAS
- a CDS encoding BadF/BadG/BcrA/BcrD ATPase family protein yields the protein MHLQEEQVVIGIDGGGTHTRVMVCSHRGHVLSYLERGSASIYKDEMAAENVQGAITQALQQAGRTPYHALALVAGIAGLDSPSDLEWIKTLTKLPGLTCPMWHVNDAVSAHRGALMGEQGIVVIAGTGSIIVGMTDDGQMIRNYDFHHYAASAARFVAYDAVYEMLAGNCDDTDRELREAMLVHWNVSTAQQLADIAKKGFADDRRTRDKQFGKFAPAVTEAAERGSSLAIRVCNRAIDQIKVGIEMIASSFYSEEVAVTFTGSVANSPYFIRELGEKLRQGNNKRYTVVQPKFPPVVGSVLLALKQLDIAIDDDVIHNLSEYTFETAE
- a CDS encoding class I SAM-dependent methyltransferase, whose translation is MPDHDAIYKEEAARYHELIARQPSVQHWIEEIRPIRGLDIVDLGAGSGRLTAVLADQAKTIVALDAYEPMLHVAAERLRSAGYTNWRTQAADHRELPLASQSADLIVSGWSICYLGSDNLPNWEQNLRQVMSEMKRVLRDNGTIIIFETMGTGFETPNPPDFLKKYYAALEQDYGFSHKWVRTDYAFDSVEQAEQLTRFFFSDELADRVARDKLVHLPECAGIWWLHL
- a CDS encoding class I SAM-dependent methyltransferase; this translates as MMEMELKEQFGGIDIYLFDQLLKGSLTKDMRILDAGCGSGRNLTYLLRSGYDVFAIDRSETAIQELQRLADLIAPKWAKEQARVEAVEQMSFADASFDFIISSAVLHFADNEEHFDQMVNELWRVLKPGGKLFARLASSIGMESRMQPLGEGQYLLPDGSRRFLVTEEKLLGMTAKLSGHLFEPLKTVIVADKRCMTTWCVEKSG